The window GATGATACCCACCAACGAAGCAATCCCTATAAAAAACAAAATCGATTTTTGGCCTATTCGCATTTCACACCTTTTTATTTTTTATTCAGATACCCGTATAAACCACGTTTAATTTTCTCCTTCGTCCGTAGCCCCGTTTTCGTCAGATGGTTGATCATAAAGAATTGTCGGCATATCAAGGGGGCAATTTCATTTAAAAGGCGTTTTTTTGACAATACCCTTGAACTTTTCCGGTATATTCTGGGACGTAGAATATGCTGATTTTTAAGGGTGTTTAGGTTTTCCAACCCTTATTGGTGGAGAGAAACAGTATAACTCAAAAGCCGATAAACAAGTCTTAAACCGGCTTCCAGGAGCCGTATTTAATAACGTCCGATTTAGTCGAAATTTATCGCTATTAGTGTGGTGCTGATGAAGACTTAGGCCGGATACAACTTCATTTCCTGATTTCTGCAATCCATCTGTCTGATTCGGATTTTGATTCCAATCCCACCTACCCCAAGGCAAACAACATAACGGAGAGGGCGGGATTCGAACCCGCGGTAGGGAAACCCTACATACGCTTTCCAAGCGTACTCCTTCGGCCACTCGGACACCTCTCCGACAAAAGATTAAAAATACCGGTTTTAAAGGCGTTTTTCAACTTTAAACTTCGACTGCCATATGTATATTAGTAGCAGGCAGATATATTAAAACTTCTCTTGAAATGAACCACTCAAGCCGATTTTAAGACTATAAAGAATAAATGGCAGCTGTCAGCAAAATTTGAAAAGAGTTTAAAGAACTTTGGCAACAATATCACAAATAAATTTTGGAGGTGTAAAATGCACGACGAACAAATCAAAAAAATGATCGATGATATATACGATGACTCAAGGGAAAACACACTTCGTTCGATGATCGGCGACTTTTACAACAGAAAGATGTTTTCTATCGTTGTTCTTGTGTGGATATGGGCGATTATCTTTATTGGCGGCGCCATCTACAGCGGCATTCAATTCTTCAATACAGACCTGCTCAGGGAACAGATAATGTATGCGGTTATCTTTCTCTGCTGCTTTCAAGGTATTGCAATGATAAAGATTTTCGCCTGGCAGATAATACATAAGAACAGCCTCAAACGTGAAGTGAAACGGCTGGAGCTTCGCATAGCCGAATTAGCCGAGACCGTGAAAAATAAATAAAAAAATTTATGGCTCATTGAAAGGAGTCAAAAATGCGTGGACTGAAGATTAGTCTATGGGTAACCGGGATTTTGTGCCTGCTGTGCGTATTTGGGATGTTCCTGCCTATCTCAACACTGGAATCGTTTACCAAGGTCTTTGGAATTGAGTCGCTTTCCGGGCCGCCGATGGCCACGTATGCAATTCGCGTTATGTCAGCAATGTGTGTCGGAATCGGGGTATTTTTAATTATTCTCGCGCTGAACCCAATGAAGTACGGAGTAATGGTGCCGTTCTCAGGTATTACCGCCGTACTTTTAGGTGTGGTCTGCGGGATAATAGGACCGGCGGTGGGAATGCCAGCTAAATGGTTCCTCGGTGATTGCTTGAGCAGTCTTGTACTGGGCGTTCTAATACTTGTATTCTGGCAGCGGGCCAAGCGATGTTCACAGCCAGGTGCAACCACCTGATAAAAACGAGAAAGGATAAATTTATGACAAAAATACAGATTGTTTTCTACAGTATGTACGGGCACGTGTATCGGCTGGCCGAAGCTGTGGCTGAAGGAGCCCGCCAGGTCCCAAACACAGAAGTAACCCTATACCAAGTCCAAGAACTTGTTCCTGAAGAAGCGCTGGTAAAAAGCGGCGCCAAAGCGGCACGACAGGCATTTGCGCACATCCCCATCGCACAACCCGACAAGCTGGCCGAGGCCGATGCGATTATATTCGGCACGCCGACGCGGTTCGGCAATATGTGTGCTCAAATGCGCAATTTCCTCGACCAGACTGGTTCATTGTGGGGCAAAGGTGCCCTCATCGGAAAAGTCGGCAGTGTTTTCGCCAGCACCGGGACTCAGCACGGAGGACAGGAAACAACCATTACAAGTTTTCACTCCACGCTGTTACATCACGGAATGATTGTTGTCGGGGTGCCTTACTCTCAACAGGGCTTGCTCAATATGAAGGAAATTACAGGAGGCACGCCGTATGGCGCGACAACTCTTGCCGGTGCCGATGGGTCCCGTCAGCCGAGCGAGAACGAGTTAGCTATTGCCAAATTCCAGGGCAAACACGTTGCCGAGATTGCGAGCAAACTCTGTCGGTAAATTCAATCTTATATTACTAAGGAGGCGGTAATGAAAATATTCAAAAATTTGCTTTTGCTGCTAACTTCATTATTATTGGCGCAGTGTGATAGCGTAAGAAAGGTTGATGAGATGGCCAAACCTAGAATAGAGGAACAAAACCCGATGGAAAAGTTCGAGTTCTTTTTAGGCGATTGGAACCTTGAATACAAAATACCTAAAAGCACACTCAGCGAAGCAATGACCGGGACCGGCAGCGGGACGTTCAAAAGAGCACTAAAGAACAAATACGTGTTTTTCGATTATGAAGGGGCACATGGTATCTTCGCGTGGGATGATAAGGAGAAGGTCTATAAATACTGGTGGTTTGAAGACTCGGGGAACTTTACGTGGGCGATATGTAATTTCGTCGATGATGATACTTTGTTTATGGATTGGCAGAATGAGCCAATGACACAGACTTTTACCAGGGTGGGGCAAGACAAAATCATTCTGAGAATGAGCCAGTCTCTTGGTGAAGATAAATCTGAATTGGTTCTGGAAGTAATACTAACGAGAAGATAGAAATTGCAATTGCTTTTCTCAACGCTTGCGGGCAAAAAATTTCTGTAAGATTTTACTGCACTCGTCGGCCATAACGCCGCTTGTAACTTCCAGCCGGTGATTTAGCCGTTCATCCGTTACAATATTGTAGAGACTTTTCACCGCGCCGGTCTTCGGATCATCACAGCCGTAAACTAATTTATCCATCCTGCTCAAAACAAGCGCGCCTGCACACATAGGACAAGGTTCCAATGTAACATACATAGTGCAGTCGTTGAGGTGCCAGTTCTCCAGTGCCGCAGCCGCCTGGGTAAGCGCGATTATCTCCGCGTGCGCAGTCGGGTCCTGCAGTTGTTCCCGCTGATTATATGCCTTTGCGATGATTTGATTTTTATGAACGATTACCGCCCCAATCGGCACATCGCCGTTTTCCTCAGCAATTTCGGCCTGTTTGATAGCCGCCTGCATATAAAACTCGTCTTTATCTTTGTCAGTCATTGGACTCAAGTATTTAAATACTATGACCTATCTTATATACTCCCATATAGAACAACCGTCAAGTAATTGCCTGCGATTAACAAGGCAGCGAGCTTGATGTTTAAACACAATTAGGGTAATGTCAAGATGGTTAAAAGAAAGAGAAAACATGGACATCTCCAGCTGGGAATATTTAAAAGCAAAACTTATAATGCGCAAGGCGATTTTAATCGGATTAATCGCGGTAACATCGCTTTTGCCGCTGACGTTTTTAGATTTAAACGAACCAACATCAACGCTGGTTATTTATAAGCTGCTGGCCAAAGCCGGGTCGCTCTGCGGCACGGTCTTAATATTATGGCAGTTTCTGCTCGGATTTCGTGCGGCCATGGGCAAAATAATGCGAGATTATTTATGGGTTCTGGAGACACATAAACAAATCGGAAAATATATCCTGCTGCTCATATCACTCCATCCGATATTTATTACACTATACTATCTCGAAAAGAAAAATATTAATCCGTTTTTGCTGGATGGGACTGAGTCTTTTAAATGGTGGGTGCTGGGGGGTATGCTCGCGTTCGCATTATTTCTTGCAGTAGTATTAACAAGTGTTTTCCTGCGCGAACGTCTTGGCCGAGCGAAGTGGTACAGCGTGCATATTTTAAGTTACGCTGCTTTTGCGCTGGCGCTGGGGCACGCCTTCGCGTTAGGCAGTACGATTGGCACAACCGGAGCGTATTACTTCTGGATAGGATTATCAATAATAGCGGCGGTATTTTTACTTTATCGGCTGATTTACCTCACAGAACTTATAAGTGCGAAACATATAGTTACAAAAGTCGAAAACGTGGGGAACAATGTCACCAAGATAAGCTGTGAGCCTACAGGCAGAAAACTGAAGCCGCGGCTTGGGCAGTTCATATTCTTCAGAAGAGGATTGAAAGGGCGAATTCGTCCATTCACTGTTTCACATTACCAGCCCCAGACCGGCGAACTGAGCATCACGGTCAAAGCTCTGGGAGACACGACGCAAAATCTGCAGTCGATTAAGCCGGGCGAAACCGTTTACATTGACGGGCCTTACGGTGTATTTTCACAGGCGGCGATGAAAACACAACGGCCGATTGTAATGATTGCCGGCGGAATAGGAATTACGCCCTTCTTGCGTCTCTTTGAGGAACTGGCATACGAACCAGACCGCGAACTGCACCTATTTTATGGAAATAAAAAAAAGCATGAAATCCTGTATAAGCAAGAACTTGAAAACGTAGAAACTGTAAATGTAATACACGTTCTCAGCGACCAGCCGGAATATCAGGGAGAAACCGGATATATTACAATTGATTTGCTAAGGAAATATCTGCATCGCCCGCTGAATGAATATGAATTTCTTATTTGCGGCCCGCCGGTAATGATAACGAAGCTTGAAAGCGCTTTATCCGCACAAGATGTGCCGCAAGAGCAGATACATCACGAACTTTTCGGCTATTAAATCGCGCACGACCATCAAATTGACACATCACCGTTCTCCTCGGCGATTTTGGCTTGGTCGATGGCTATACGCATAAACTGCTCGTCCTGTTTGGTAATCTCTATCATAGACTAAAAAAAATACCCCCAAGGGGAATCGAACCCCTGTTACCGGGTTGAGAACCCGGTGTCCTGGGCCGCTAGACGATGGGGGCCTTTTCAGTCGTTGGTGAATAGGGATTAGTGAATAGTATTTTCTCGAAGTTTTTTGACCAATCCCATAATCATCTTGCTAATTTGTTCTGCCTCGCCAATTAAGCTTTCGGCATTGTTATTCTTTATAAAACCAAGCCGTTGGGCAATCGTAAGTTGCGTTATCACTTCCGAACAGCTACCTAAAGCGGTAAATAAAAATTGTGCATATTCTTTATTGTGAAACCTGCCAAATCCTTCAGCAATATTCGACGGTATTGAAACTGCAGCTCGTCTTAGTTGTCCGGTCAGTCCGTAAACTTCTTCTTTTGGAAAAGTCTTGGTATTTTGGTAAATATCTTCAACTAACTGGACTCCTCGTTGCCAAATCTTAAGGTCTCTGAAATTCTTTATCTTTGTGCTATTCACTATTCACAAACACCTATTCACTTACCTCAACGTCGATTTCCTTCGACGTTGAGGTAATAGCGGCGGTCGGAATCGAACCGACGACCCTGGGCTTATGAATCCCATGCTCTAACCAGCTGAGCTACGCCGCCGACATTTATAAGTCTCCGTAATATAACCGCTTTTCCCCGCCAAAACCAGCATTTTTTCAAATCAGGCCTATTTCAATTCTTTTTTTTTAATCGGCGTAAAAATCTCAATCAAAGGCCGGGGCGAAGTGAATCGTCAGTTTCTTCGGCTCAAGAGTTATTTTATCCACCCGCACTTTTTTATCTTCGACATCAAAAACAGGCTTAAACGGCTTATCATCCAATAATGACGCAGCAATCTGCGTCTGCACATCCTCCGCACCGATGCCAGCCTCGGCAAATCGCTGCTGACATATACTTCTGGCCAGCACCCTGGCAAGGGGCGTAATATCCACGGCCCCAACCTGCACGCTCGCCACGTGCAGATTCAAAAGTCCTTCGGCGTCAAGGGCAGGCTCAGCCACAACGGTGCCGACAAGTTCGGCCCCATCCATAACCACTGTTGCCATCAATACCACGCTGCCGGTTGAAAAAAACATCATCGGCGCTGAAATCTTGACGCTGCCTAAATCCTGCGGCCAGTCAAAACGAGCGACAATATCGTTTATCCCGCTTTGTGTAACGACCAAATCAAACGGCTCCTGGAGCTGCGCACCGTTATAAAGCTCCGGCAGCAACTCGTTCGTCAGATACAAACTGATCTCTTTGCTGTGAGCGTAATCAAGCGGCTTATAATAAGCGGGTCTGTGCAAAAGCATAGCAAAAATAACAACTATTATGGCTGCTATTACGGCTAAAACAGCCGAAAGCAAATACACCCATTTTTTGAATCTGGCCTTTTTGAGAGCTTCCAAATCTTCGTTTACCTTTACTTAATAATCAATTTTTATTTTGTCCTGAACTAACGGCCGCGATAATACTTTCTTACTTTCGTAAAATCAATTGCTAAAAACCAAGCGCGCGGTTATAGTAGTCAGGCTATTTATTGAAACTATTTAAGATGAAAGAAAGGAAACTGATGTCAAACCACTTTGCTGACCGTCTCTGCAAGGCCGTGAAAAGTAAAAGAACACCTCTGGTCGTAGGACTCGACCCCATTTACAGCCGGCTCCCTGCGGCGATAAAAAACCATCGCAGTATGAACGATGAGTTCGATGCAGCTGCCGCAATAGATGCAATTCTCGATTTTTGCACACAAACGCTGCGAATTATCGCCCCGATAACGCCGGCAGTGAAAATAAACATCGCTTTTTTCGAAAAATACCTTTCGGAAGGCATAGAAAGTTATTATTCGCTGATTTCCGAAGCGGATGATTTAGGCCTGGAAATAATCGGGGACGTTAAACGCGGCGATATCGGCCATACCGCAGAACTTTACGCCGAAGCCCATTTGCAGAATCCAGAATTAGCAGGCCTGGAGGACATACTTACTCCCGACGCCATTACCATAAACGGTTTCGCAGGGGCCGAGGGAATAGAACCCTTTGCGGACATGGCTGATAAACAGGGCAAAGGCGTTTTCGTCTGGGTTAGGGGAAGCAACCCAGGGGCCGCGGTAATTCAGGATTTCGCCGATGCCAAAGGCCAAAGGATGTATGAAAAAATCGCTGAAGTCGTCAACGAAATCGCAATCAAACCCGAACGAATCGGCGACAGCGGCTACAGCAATGTAGGAATGATAGTGGGCGGAACATCACCTGAGGTCACAACCGCCTTGCGCCAAAAATATGATAAGGTATGGTTTCTTGTGCCGGGCTTCGGCTCACAAGGCGCCTCTGCCGCTGACTGCATCAGGTTCTGCAAATCCGATGGCACGGGAGCGTTAATCGCCGCATCGCGTTCGATAATCTACGCACACGAAAAGCCGCAATACAAAGAGCAGTTCGGCGATGACTGGAAAAGATGCATCGAGCAGGCCGCCATCGATGCGAAAGTCGAGCTTTCAAACGCGATGCAAACCAAACTTTGAAACGGCCCCGGCATTCGGCAAATTGCATCTGAATAACAAAACACGAACCACAAACAATGGATAGGCAATTTTTCGCAGGTAAAGACGTCCTGGTGATGGGTTTAGGCCGCTTCGGCGGCGGAGTCGATGCCGCCAAGTTCGCCGCAGAGGCCGGCGCAAAGGTAACTGTAACCGACCTGGCTTCGGAGGAGGAATTGAGCAGCTCAATAAAGCAGCTCGAAGAATTTCCTGATATAGAATATCACCTCGGCTCGCACGACCCCGCCGATTTCAAACAAGCCGACGTTATCATAGCCAACCCTGCGGTCCCGCCCGACAATAAGTTTTTGGAGTTTGCCCGGGGGCACAATAAATTTATTACATCCCAAATAAACATCTTTTTCGAATTGTGTCCCGCACCGATAATCGGCATAACAGGCGCCAACGGCAAAAGCACAACAGCAGCCCTAATTGCGTATCTTCTCAAAAGTGCGAGCAACTACAATGTCTGGCTTAGCGGCAATATAGGCAATGAGCCGTTATTAACCATAACGGATCAAATCAAACCCGGCGATTTAGTTGTGCTGGAGCTGTCGAGTTTCCAAATCGAGCAGCTGGCACAAATTCCAAAAGCCCCGAATGTCGCATTATTAACAAATCTCACGCCAAACCATCTTGACCGCTACGGCACATTTGCAAACTACTGCGCCGCCAAGGAAAATATCTTCAAATTCCAAAAACTTGACAGCCCCCCTGCCGTCTCTATCTTTAACGCTGAAGATGAAATTGCAGCCAAATGGTTTGAAAAATACAGGCGAGATGCCGGCAGAATTTGCGTGAAATTTTCAGCTGATGATGTGAGCAAAGAGATTCGGGATAGTTTCCCGCTGCCCGGCCGGGCCAACCTTTCCAATCTTGCCGCCGCCTTGTGTATAGCCAGGCATTTTGGCGTTGAGGACCGCAAAATAATAAAGGAATTGCCGAAGTTTAAGGGTTTGCCGCACCGGCTCGAATTTGCCGCGGAGATAAACGGCGTTAAGTGGTACAACGACTCGAAAGCCACTACGCCGGAAAGTGCGATTACCGCAATAGAGGCCTTCGACCAGCCGGTGATTATCATTGCAGGCGGATATGACAAGCACATACCATTCGACGAATTCGGCCAAAAAATAGCCAAAAAGGCAAAGGCAGCCATTTTACTCGGCCAAACCGCCCCGAAAATTGCAGATGTAATTACGGCCTGTCCAAAAACCAAAATAAAAATTGAAATTGTCGATTCACTACCCAAGGCGGTTGAGCTTGCCAAACAATTAGCGGCAAATGGTGATGTTGTTTTATTGAGTCCGGCCTGTGCGAGCTACGATATGTTCGGAAACTACGAGCAGAGGGGAAATGAATTCTGCAAACTTGTCCGAGAAAACCGCGGTTAGTTATAGGAACATAGCCGTAAAAAAACTGAAACAGCGTAAAAAAATTCAATCCGGTCTCCGCCTATTTCCAAACTAAAATTCAGCCATCCGCTTCACTACTCCCTCCCAGGCAAAGAGTACCCCGCAACCATACATAAAGTCATCTGTTAAATCCGCCGATTTGCAAGCAGTAAAAAGAGGCTATTTTCGAGGAGGATTTATAATGGACGTTAACAGCGAACGAAGAAGAGAACAGAGACTCCGCTATCATTGGCCCGTCTGGTTCGCCGAGAACTTCAGCGAAACCCTGTCACAAGGCCAGATGGTTGACATTTCCAGCACCGCTGCTGCGTTCACCTGCCGAAAAGACGAGCAATATCCTAATATCGGCCAACATTTAACCGCCCGCTTTAGCGTTCCCCGTTTACAGCCGGGAGAAGCCTTTGATATGGCAAATTTCACCCGTTCAGGCCGTATCTGCCGGGTTGATGACATAAGCATGTTTTGCCGGCGTATTGTAGTGCAATTTTTCAAACCGCTGCCGTTTAAGCCCGGCGAACAAATCGACAACGAATTTGAAGCACAGGAACAACTCGTAGCTGCCATGGTATAATCCTGAAACAACGGGACGGGCCATTCAGCACATCTCAGGATTCAATTTACAATCCCAAGATTCCATTTTTAATTTTTACTTTTCAATTCCTACCTCTTAATATACTGCTATGTTGGAAAAAGGGCTTGTCCAGATATATACCGGCGACGGCAAGGGCAAAACGACCGCAGCGTTCGGTTTGGCACTGCGCGCAGCAGGTCAGGGCAATAAGGTTCTGATTTACCAGTTTTTAAAACCTCCCTCGCTGGATATCGGCGAACGTTTCGCCCTAAAGCTTGGTGCCGTCAGAATCAGGGTCGAGGCGCTCGATATCGAATGGGATATGGCCAAATCCTTCGACGACAAAGAACAGGTCGCCCAGGCCAAAACTGCTATCAGCAAGGCCCTCGATAGAATCGCCCAAACCGCAGAGAAGCGATTTTATGATTGTGTCATACTCGATGAGATTGTGTTTTGCCTTTCAAAAGGTCTTGCCAGACTGGAAGATATAAAAAATATTATCGATAAAAAAGACCCTGCCGTCGAAATTGTCCTGACCGGCCGAGGGGCAACCGGCGAGCTGACAGCAATGGCGGATTTGGTAACAGAAATGAAAAATATCAAGCATCCGTTCGACAATGGGTTATCCGCAAGACGAGGTATTGAGTTTTAGATAGTATATAGGGGTTACTTGCTATGAGTAAGAAGGTTGGCGTGATAATCTGTGCCGCAGGGGCGAGCAACCGGTTCGGCGGAAAAAGGAAGAAACCATTTGTCGACGTGGATGGCCGGGCGGCCTTTCTGCGAAGCGTTGAAATTTTTTCCGGCCGAGACGACGTAAAACAAGTACTATTAGCCATCGCTTCCGAAGACGAGGAGCTTGTAAACATCAAATGGGGACCTAACCTGAAGTTTTTCAACGTAAAAACCTATTTCGGCGGCGCTGGGCGTTTCGACACCGTCCAAAAGGGTCTGGAGCTTATCAAAGACGATATTGAGCTTATCGCTGTTCACGATGCCGTCAGGTGCTGTGTTAAAGAAGAATGGATTGACAAAGTCATTGCAGAAGCCGCCAAAACAGGTGCCGCTATGCTGGCCTGTCCCGTCGTAGCTACCATTAAAGAAGTCACAGACAGCATAATAATCCGAACCGTTGACAGGACCGGCCTCTATGAGGCGCAAACGCCGCAGGTTTTCGAGGTTTCGCTGCTGAAAAAGGCTTACGCTAATCTCAAAAACCTGGACAAAAACAAAATCAGCGATGATTCGCAATTGGCCGAAGCAATCGGACAAAAGGTGTCCATCGTGGAGACAGATTCATCAAATATCAAAATCACACGCCAAAGCGATATTGCGATTGCCGAAGCGATTCTCAAATCCCGTCCGAAACCGATACCGAAAGGCCCAATCGGGCCGTACATCGAAGCGCAATGGTAAAAATTATATAAAGACACGAAGCACTAAACGCTGAGTGGAATGTTCCGGGGCAGCTTTACAGGGCCTTTGTCGATGGGTTCATCCTGAAATCAGGTGAATATGCCCGCTTCATAAATGGCTAACGAGGATTCTGTAAGAGTTACCCGTCCTCTGCTTAAGCTGGATTGTTATTTTATTTTTCCCGTCCCGAAAAAAATCCCTTTTACCAATATCGAATGCCGCACCTTCAAGATGTGGAACAGACGTATCAGCATTCATCAGTTTGACCGGCGCCTTCCCATGACGGCATTCAGCGACGCTGTCATCAGCATACATAATCAAGACGCCGCTTCCGGGGAGATTCTTGTCACACCCAATGGGCTGGCGGTTCTCAATCAGGTAATAGGTAGTCGCAGAAAGCGGTATCTTGACGGCCAAAACCTCAGATGAACCATCCTCAAGAGGACCTAAGACCAATTCGGTCGCTTTGCCCGGCCTGACGACCTTTATCTTTGACTGGTCAATCCAGTTCAACCTCATCCTGGTCCAGGAGGATACCCCTGGCGGCGGCACTTCCCTTTTATAGAAGTGGCAAGACATCGGGTCCCAGAACCCCATGTTGACCATTGCATCGACAGCCACCTCTCGTAGCGGACCGGGTTTGGCCTGCAGGTCATGGTCATAGAGGCAAGGCACCATTCTTTTGCCTGCCCTCACCCCTCCAATAATATGAGCGATATCGTGAAAGAGAGTTCCAAGATGTGCCTGATAGCAGAAGATTGCGACTCCCCCTCTGACCCGCTGGCCGCTCCTGGTCTTTAGAACGTCTTTCGAGTTCCAGCCGAGCATACCCGGGTATCCACAGAGGCCGATCATCCCATAATCCGCCACCTTCGCACTCATAAAAATGACCGCGAAGGAGTATTTGGAAAAATCAACTTCCTTATCTGCCGCGTTGAGAGCATCTTCGATTAGTTTCTTAACCAGTGATTTGTCCACCTCCAGATTTCTTGGTGAGATTTTATACCGGTGGATAGAATCCGGCATCTTGAACCATCTTTTTGTAACATCGATATCCAAAGAAACCTTGCCGTAGGACATTTCCTTAACATAGTTGTTCAACTGCTGGGAGAATCTTTTTTGAACGAGTTCACGGTCTATGTTATGCGGCACATCCGGAAACTCTACAAGGATAACGATTCCTTTCTCGACGGTCCCTGCCTGCTGCGTGTCTTTAGCCGGTTCACCAAAAACCGGCCCCCGGACCAGCAAGAAAACAAAAATGGCCGCTAAAACAAAGATTGGAAAAGGAAACAGCTTAACACTATTCTGCTTCATAATGGTTTCTCCGGC is drawn from Phycisphaerae bacterium and contains these coding sequences:
- the murD gene encoding UDP-N-acetylmuramoyl-L-alanine--D-glutamate ligase, coding for MDRQFFAGKDVLVMGLGRFGGGVDAAKFAAEAGAKVTVTDLASEEELSSSIKQLEEFPDIEYHLGSHDPADFKQADVIIANPAVPPDNKFLEFARGHNKFITSQINIFFELCPAPIIGITGANGKSTTAALIAYLLKSASNYNVWLSGNIGNEPLLTITDQIKPGDLVVLELSSFQIEQLAQIPKAPNVALLTNLTPNHLDRYGTFANYCAAKENIFKFQKLDSPPAVSIFNAEDEIAAKWFEKYRRDAGRICVKFSADDVSKEIRDSFPLPGRANLSNLAAALCIARHFGVEDRKIIKELPKFKGLPHRLEFAAEINGVKWYNDSKATTPESAITAIEAFDQPVIIIAGGYDKHIPFDEFGQKIAKKAKAAILLGQTAPKIADVITACPKTKIKIEIVDSLPKAVELAKQLAANGDVVLLSPACASYDMFGNYEQRGNEFCKLVRENRG
- a CDS encoding ferredoxin reductase family protein, with translation MSRWLKERENMDISSWEYLKAKLIMRKAILIGLIAVTSLLPLTFLDLNEPTSTLVIYKLLAKAGSLCGTVLILWQFLLGFRAAMGKIMRDYLWVLETHKQIGKYILLLISLHPIFITLYYLEKKNINPFLLDGTESFKWWVLGGMLAFALFLAVVLTSVFLRERLGRAKWYSVHILSYAAFALALGHAFALGSTIGTTGAYYFWIGLSIIAAVFLLYRLIYLTELISAKHIVTKVENVGNNVTKISCEPTGRKLKPRLGQFIFFRRGLKGRIRPFTVSHYQPQTGELSITVKALGDTTQNLQSIKPGETVYIDGPYGVFSQAAMKTQRPIVMIAGGIGITPFLRLFEELAYEPDRELHLFYGNKKKHEILYKQELENVETVNVIHVLSDQPEYQGETGYITIDLLRKYLHRPLNEYEFLICGPPVMITKLESALSAQDVPQEQIHHELFGY
- a CDS encoding four helix bundle protein; amino-acid sequence: MNSTKIKNFRDLKIWQRGVQLVEDIYQNTKTFPKEEVYGLTGQLRRAAVSIPSNIAEGFGRFHNKEYAQFLFTALGSCSEVITQLTIAQRLGFIKNNNAESLIGEAEQISKMIMGLVKKLRENTIH
- the tadA gene encoding tRNA adenosine(34) deaminase TadA; this translates as MTDKDKDEFYMQAAIKQAEIAEENGDVPIGAVIVHKNQIIAKAYNQREQLQDPTAHAEIIALTQAAAALENWHLNDCTMYVTLEPCPMCAGALVLSRMDKLVYGCDDPKTGAVKSLYNIVTDERLNHRLEVTSGVMADECSKILQKFFARKR
- a CDS encoding PilZ domain-containing protein, with protein sequence MDVNSERRREQRLRYHWPVWFAENFSETLSQGQMVDISSTAAAFTCRKDEQYPNIGQHLTARFSVPRLQPGEAFDMANFTRSGRICRVDDISMFCRRIVVQFFKPLPFKPGEQIDNEFEAQEQLVAAMV
- the pyrF gene encoding orotidine-5'-phosphate decarboxylase → MSNHFADRLCKAVKSKRTPLVVGLDPIYSRLPAAIKNHRSMNDEFDAAAAIDAILDFCTQTLRIIAPITPAVKINIAFFEKYLSEGIESYYSLISEADDLGLEIIGDVKRGDIGHTAELYAEAHLQNPELAGLEDILTPDAITINGFAGAEGIEPFADMADKQGKGVFVWVRGSNPGAAVIQDFADAKGQRMYEKIAEVVNEIAIKPERIGDSGYSNVGMIVGGTSPEVTTALRQKYDKVWFLVPGFGSQGASAADCIRFCKSDGTGALIAASRSIIYAHEKPQYKEQFGDDWKRCIEQAAIDAKVELSNAMQTKL
- the ispD gene encoding 2-C-methyl-D-erythritol 4-phosphate cytidylyltransferase, with the protein product MSKKVGVIICAAGASNRFGGKRKKPFVDVDGRAAFLRSVEIFSGRDDVKQVLLAIASEDEELVNIKWGPNLKFFNVKTYFGGAGRFDTVQKGLELIKDDIELIAVHDAVRCCVKEEWIDKVIAEAAKTGAAMLACPVVATIKEVTDSIIIRTVDRTGLYEAQTPQVFEVSLLKKAYANLKNLDKNKISDDSQLAEAIGQKVSIVETDSSNIKITRQSDIAIAEAILKSRPKPIPKGPIGPYIEAQW
- the wrbA gene encoding NAD(P)H:quinone oxidoreductase, with protein sequence MTKIQIVFYSMYGHVYRLAEAVAEGARQVPNTEVTLYQVQELVPEEALVKSGAKAARQAFAHIPIAQPDKLAEADAIIFGTPTRFGNMCAQMRNFLDQTGSLWGKGALIGKVGSVFASTGTQHGGQETTITSFHSTLLHHGMIVVGVPYSQQGLLNMKEITGGTPYGATTLAGADGSRQPSENELAIAKFQGKHVAEIASKLCR
- a CDS encoding cob(I)yrinic acid a,c-diamide adenosyltransferase; its protein translation is MLEKGLVQIYTGDGKGKTTAAFGLALRAAGQGNKVLIYQFLKPPSLDIGERFALKLGAVRIRVEALDIEWDMAKSFDDKEQVAQAKTAISKALDRIAQTAEKRFYDCVILDEIVFCLSKGLARLEDIKNIIDKKDPAVEIVLTGRGATGELTAMADLVTEMKNIKHPFDNGLSARRGIEF